The following nucleotide sequence is from Corynebacterium hindlerae.
GCTCGGGCTAGAGGTAAACCGTGAGTTCACCTCCACGTGGGCGGACAGGCCATCGATGCGCTCATCACCCGGAAGATCCGTGTAAATACCAGTGAGCTGCGGGCGGTAATCGCCCTTAATGGTCTCAGACTTGTTGCCGAAGGACACCGTGGTTTTCTCTACTGTGGAAGATACCTTCAACACGCCGTCGGTAGGCAGGTTAGACTTCGGGACGCTCAGCGGGACGCGGTCACGAACCACCACGTCCAAGCCCTGCGCCGTCCAGCGCACGAACAACCCGCGCGCCGTAGCGTCCTTAGAATCAGCAGGAAGCGTACCGAGCACCATCCACTGGTTCTCCGGCATCTTCTTCGTCGCAGCCACCGGAACTTCCAGGTTGATCTCCTGTGGCGCGTAGGACAACAGCGGTGCGTTGACGCTGTTTAGGCCGTTCTGGGGCCAGTCAAACGAGGATTGTGTTTGGCTGACCGGCAGGAACGGTGTGAGGACGAAAAGTAGAAATCCGACGAGACCAGAAATGATCGCGGTGGATTTTAACCAGTTCGGGGCTTGTTTCGCTGCTTTTGACACAAACAAATACTTTACGTCACTGGCTTAACAACTACCACAAGCGGACCGATCTGCTTGACATACCAACCTTCGAAAACCGCTGGATTAAAGAAAACCCCACGGAATCGGACATTCGGATTATTCGGGTAAATGTCCTCAGCCAGATCGTACTTCCAGGTGCTCTTCGGATCCGAGGCATCACCATGAAGGATGAACACATCCGGCGACCGCCACGGAGCCTTCTGCAACTCCGCCTGGAACCGCTGCGGGTCCTTCAGATCCGTATGGGAACGGGTGGCCCACTCTTCAATGAGCTTATTGCGCTCCTCAAACCGGCCGAGCGGATTAGCGTAGTGGCCGGTAAAAGCCTGGAAACCATAATAAGGGTAGAAGGACATGAAGTCCTTCACATCTGTGAGGACGACCGTGCTCGTTGGCTGGTACCCCTCAGACTGGATAAAAGAGTCGATCTCAGCGAAGTATTTCGCGGAATCCGCCGGGAAGCGATCCGCGCGATCACCGTAGCCATCGGTATCGGTGTAGGCCAAGTCAATGGCCACCCGAGCATGGTTGGGGATGCGCTGCACATAGGAGACCCCCGCCGCGAAGAGGATTACCGCCATCGCCGCGGAAATCTGAATGCGGGCCCGGGCAGACAGCTGCTCTGGCCAGACACGTGGCAGGCCATTAAGCCGCAGGTCAGCAATGCCCAGCACTCCGGCAGTAGCCAAAATCAACGTCACCAGGATGTCCAGCCGGAACCCCAGCAGCGTATTTCCGGACAGCGTGAACACCATCGACGCCACAATCCACCCGTAGACAATGACAAGGGTAATTCCGAGGGAACGCACATCGTGATCCTGGAAACGGAACACCAGGAAACCCAGGCCGATCAGGCACAACAGCCCAATCAGCGTGAAGGAAAAGAAGGGGAGCGGCAATTGCGTGCCCTCCCACGGCAAGTAATGGGTAGCGCTGGAATTACTGATCGGGGCGCCCCGGAGGATCTGCCACAGGTATGGCCCCCACACCACCAGCGCGATCAACGACGAGCTGATACCCACCACTGCCAGCTTGAGCACCGGCTGGAACGAACGCTCAATCAGCAACGCGTACATCAAAGCAATCACCACCACGCTCATCGCGATGGCTGCCGTGAAGATCGTGTACGTTGCCGCGGAAAGACCAAGGTACACAGCGAGGGCAGTGGCCGCCGGCCAACTGTTA
It contains:
- a CDS encoding galactan 5-O-arabinofuranosyltransferase is translated as MNVAENYTADKLSIRTTVLAMFATGLGSALFTLACWLVLKTTNLPAFGGSYVSRALSTAGSIMVLVAVGALVFFWLRDAHKGAKPPRWRVLLTYLVTYLSPAAIVVTSVGLPLSATRLYLDGVTIDQGFRTQFLTRLAAEPGLPDMNYEGMPSFYPGGWFWLGARLANLLGLPGWEAYQPWALVSIGAVACVLVPLWQRLTGSLPIAVTIALVSIAIFLVMSPEEPYAGIVALGIPAAAVLMSRTMDNSWPAATALAVYLGLSAATYTIFTAAIAMSVVVIALMYALLIERSFQPVLKLAVVGISSSLIALVVWGPYLWQILRGAPISNSSATHYLPWEGTQLPLPFFSFTLIGLLCLIGLGFLVFRFQDHDVRSLGITLVIVYGWIVASMVFTLSGNTLLGFRLDILVTLILATAGVLGIADLRLNGLPRVWPEQLSARARIQISAAMAVILFAAGVSYVQRIPNHARVAIDLAYTDTDGYGDRADRFPADSAKYFAEIDSFIQSEGYQPTSTVVLTDVKDFMSFYPYYGFQAFTGHYANPLGRFEERNKLIEEWATRSHTDLKDPQRFQAELQKAPWRSPDVFILHGDASDPKSTWKYDLAEDIYPNNPNVRFRGVFFNPAVFEGWYVKQIGPLVVVVKPVT